Proteins encoded within one genomic window of Oncorhynchus nerka isolate Pitt River linkage group LG17, Oner_Uvic_2.0, whole genome shotgun sequence:
- the LOC135561304 gene encoding basic salivary proline-rich protein 3-like has protein sequence MVGSATQGPPPLPKQIGDPGPPCPGKSATQGPLPLPKQIGDPGPPPPAQANRRPRDPPPCPSRSATQGPPPPAQGPLPRQIGDPGTPTCPSRSATQGPPCPSRSATQGPPAQANRRPRDPPAQADRRPRDPLPAQADRRTRDPLLPKQIGDPGTPPPPPPPLPKQIGDPGTPLPKQIGDPGTPLLLLPKQIGDPGTPSPLPLSHVSKTNKNVLSFHRVNDNGR, from the exons ATGGTggg ATCGGCGACCCAGGGCCCCCCCCCCCTGCCCAAGCAGATCGGCGACCCAGGGCCCCCCTGCCCAGGCAAATCGGCGACCCAGGGCCCCCTCCCCCTGCCCAAGCAGATCGGCGACCCAGGGCCCCCTCCCCCTGCCCAGGCAAATCGGCGACCCAGGGACCCCCCCCCCTGCCCAAGCAGATCGGCGACCCAGGGACCCCCCCCACCTGCCCAGGGCCCCCTGCCCAGGCAAATCggcgacccagggacccccaCCTGCCCAAGCAGATCGGCGACCCAGGGACCCCCCTGCCCAAGCAGATCGGCGACCCAGGGCCCCCCTGCCCAGGCAAATCGGCGACCCAGGGACCCCCCTGCCCAAGCAGATCGgcgacccagggaccccctcccTGCCCAAGCAGATCGGCGAACCAGGGACCCCCTCCTGCCCAAGCAGATCGGCGACCcagggacccccccccccccccccccccccctgcccaaGCAGATCGGCGACCCAGGGACCCCCCTCCCCAAGCAGATCGGCGACCCAgggacccccctcctcctcctgcccaaGCAGATCGgcgacccagggaccccctcccCCCTGCCCCTATCACATGTTAGCAAAACAAATAAAAACGTCTTGTCTTTTCATCGAGTGAACGATAATGGCAGGTAG